From the Mycoplasmatota bacterium genome, one window contains:
- a CDS encoding M50 family metallopeptidase: MEHSKKKKNKNNWMLQWTLCIIGFIGWLYVLKVYSVSNFYEEHPMLYLIYFFISYFITLNIHEFGHYLFGRMLGFELITYRFSIFLWKMVDSKIRFTIVKPKGYGCYCVMIPPKGHTSRGKDILFTAGGIIINFITGIIVLLLLMIFDDIPKFIEVFILMLGFLSIFFALFNLIPLYIKNNPNDGRCIINIILNKPIQRIKGDISVFITQLSSGIRPRDIQISHSYNIEYLFGANIRYVILLYYKALDENNIEKMMYYIDFLEKNIKIIPVPLQRTIIYEICYIGCITNNFEKVKKYYTQIEEKLQKDNDINGLRIKAYYEYYINRKVELPLQYCQDALSVIDEFPYKGLALMEIELINVLKNIIITENNL; encoded by the coding sequence ATGGAACATAGTAAAAAGAAGAAAAACAAAAATAATTGGATGTTACAATGGACACTATGTATTATTGGATTTATTGGATGGTTGTATGTGTTAAAAGTTTATAGTGTTAGTAATTTTTATGAAGAGCATCCTATGTTATATTTAATTTACTTTTTTATTTCATATTTTATTACTCTTAATATACATGAGTTTGGTCATTATTTATTTGGTAGGATGCTTGGATTTGAACTTATCACATATAGATTCAGTATCTTTTTATGGAAAATGGTAGATTCAAAAATAAGATTTACAATTGTTAAACCAAAAGGCTATGGTTGTTATTGTGTTATGATTCCGCCAAAGGGACATACATCAAGAGGTAAAGATATTTTATTTACTGCTGGTGGAATTATTATTAATTTTATTACAGGAATTATAGTTTTATTATTATTAATGATTTTTGATGATATACCTAAATTTATCGAAGTGTTTATCCTTATGTTAGGTTTTTTATCAATATTCTTTGCTTTATTTAATCTAATTCCGTTATATATTAAGAATAATCCTAATGATGGAAGATGTATAATAAATATAATTTTGAATAAACCAATACAGAGGATAAAGGGTGATATAAGTGTCTTTATAACTCAACTATCATCTGGTATTCGTCCAAGAGATATTCAAATCTCACATTCATATAACATAGAGTATTTATTTGGAGCGAATATTAGATATGTTATCTTATTATATTATAAAGCTTTAGATGAAAATAATATTGAAAAAATGATGTATTATATAGATTTTTTAGAAAAAAATATAAAGATTATACCTGTCCCACTTCAACGAACTATTATCTATGAAATATGCTATATCGGTTGTATAACTAATAACTTTGAAAAAGTTAAGAAATATTATACACAAATAGAAGAAAAGCTACAAAAAGACAATGATATTAATGGACTACGTATTAAAGCATATTATGAGTATTATATAAATAGAAAAGTTGAATTACCATTACAGTATTGTCAAGATGCTTTATCAGTTATAGATGAATTTCCTTATAAGGGTTTAGCTTTAATGGAAATAGAATTAATCAATGTATTAAAAAATATAATAATTACTGAAAATAATTTATAA
- a CDS encoding acyltransferase: MIYDIIFILTILFLVKKVRLNKSYTEVNDVLSQNNSIKIKGFFSVIIVLHHLSLFTDMGLVFSCFSILGIESVGVFFFISGYGLMTQYINKEDYLESFIKKRIPKLLFPYIITIVIYIFFYNITGEVITTFDVILSLFNGEPIVAFSWYVLATLVFYIIFYIIALLFQRSYNMIIVSMFLGMVVYAIICIILGYGYWWYSSCFTFVIGMFWAVYKNKFQKFFSNNSKRFIFYLISGITLCLLGLVVSYFFSGYSISELKATPTLGDKILGKPLSILCLQLITIFSCVMILLVFNRKSPNNKLWEYLGSISYEIYLSHGIVMYIFRNNNLFIENDFVFVCVVLLGTLVLGGRMQNINLFIWEKYCGIICRNNLSECCN; the protein is encoded by the coding sequence ATGATTTATGATATTATATTTATTTTAACTATTTTATTTCTTGTTAAAAAAGTCAGACTAAATAAATCATATACTGAGGTTAATGATGTCTTATCACAAAACAATTCAATAAAAATAAAAGGCTTTTTTTCGGTTATAATTGTGCTACACCATTTGTCATTATTTACAGATATGGGACTTGTATTTTCTTGTTTTTCAATTTTGGGAATTGAATCAGTAGGTGTATTTTTCTTTATCTCTGGATATGGTTTGATGACTCAATACATTAATAAAGAAGATTATTTAGAATCATTTATTAAGAAGAGAATACCTAAATTGCTTTTTCCATATATTATTACCATCGTAATTTATATATTTTTTTATAATATTACTGGAGAAGTTATCACTACTTTTGATGTGATATTATCACTGTTTAATGGTGAACCAATTGTTGCCTTTTCTTGGTATGTGTTGGCGACCTTGGTTTTCTATATTATATTTTACATCATAGCGTTATTGTTTCAAAGAAGCTACAATATGATTATTGTTAGTATGTTTTTAGGAATGGTTGTTTATGCGATTATTTGTATTATTTTGGGATATGGATATTGGTGGTATAGTTCATGTTTTACTTTTGTTATAGGTATGTTTTGGGCGGTATATAAAAACAAATTTCAAAAATTTTTTTCAAATAACTCTAAAAGATTTATATTTTATTTAATTAGTGGTATTACTTTATGCTTGTTAGGATTAGTTGTTAGTTACTTTTTTAGTGGATACTCTATATCGGAATTAAAAGCAACACCAACATTAGGGGATAAAATATTAGGTAAGCCTTTGTCTATCCTTTGTTTACAATTGATTACTATTTTTAGTTGTGTGATGATACTCCTAGTATTTAATCGAAAGTCACCTAATAATAAACTGTGGGAATACTTAGGTAGTATATCCTATGAAATTTACTTATCTCACGGAATTGTTATGTATATATTTAGAAACAATAATTTATTTATTGAAAATGATTTTGTCTTTGTTTGTGTTGTACTATTAGGTACGTTAGTTTTAGGGGGAAGAATGCAGAATATTAACTTGTTTATATGGGAAAAATATTGTGGTATAATATGTAGAAATAATCTTTCAGAATGCTGTAATTAA
- a CDS encoding DUF3052 domain-containing protein: MNPILKKLGLKEQNPILIVNMPEEYNEVIEDIESEIHTEINGKYDFIQIFVMNLVDAYQIAESVIKALGDDGYLWFCYPKGTSKKYKSDIKRNKAWDVFAPFEFEPVSQVSINNDWSAMRFRHVDKIKKLTRKTAATEKGKERIKNNKV; encoded by the coding sequence ATGAATCCAATTTTGAAAAAACTAGGTTTAAAAGAACAAAATCCAATTCTTATAGTAAATATGCCAGAAGAATATAATGAAGTCATAGAAGATATAGAATCTGAAATTCATACAGAAATAAATGGGAAGTATGATTTCATTCAAATCTTTGTTATGAATTTGGTAGATGCTTACCAAATTGCAGAATCAGTGATAAAAGCATTAGGAGATGATGGATACTTATGGTTCTGTTATCCAAAGGGAACTTCTAAGAAATATAAATCGGATATAAAAAGAAATAAAGCGTGGGATGTTTTTGCACCATTTGAATTTGAGCCAGTATCACAAGTATCAATTAATAATGACTGGTCTGCAATGCGGTTTAGACATGTTGATAAAATTAAAAAATTGACAAGAAAAACTGCTGCTACTGAAAAAGGCAAAGAACGAATCAAAAACAATAAAGTATAA
- a CDS encoding sensor histidine kinase has translation MKLRTYLKDEKWLVVLQISTFIFLIIFFMLINLSLQDILIINLFMISLNILYHIIRFIRKRNYYNDLLYRFDSLDEKTLVSEFIDESLSEETKIYHDIIEGSCISYNNKIAEIEKMRDEYREYIERWVHEIKLPISVIKLISDKTDTPDSRSIKEENEIIEKYVEQALFYARSYNIEKDYFVNEIVLLPVVKKAINKHRSQVIAKNVHLSICQNSELVLTDSKWIEFVISQILDNAVKYSDETEPEVFIVIEKRDHSIILSITNNGKGIPSQDIKRVFEKGFTGQNGRAIGYSTGMGLYLVKKICDGLGHKVVVTSERQKTTVSIIFSVLQLT, from the coding sequence ATGAAACTAAGAACATATTTAAAAGATGAAAAATGGTTAGTTGTTCTACAAATAAGTACATTTATATTTCTTATTATATTTTTCATGTTGATTAATCTGTCCTTACAAGATATATTAATTATCAATCTATTTATGATATCTTTAAATATTCTATATCACATTATTCGGTTTATCAGAAAGCGAAATTACTATAATGATCTATTATATCGCTTTGATTCCCTTGATGAGAAAACTTTAGTAAGTGAGTTTATTGATGAATCACTTAGTGAGGAAACCAAGATTTATCATGACATTATTGAAGGAAGTTGTATTTCCTATAATAATAAAATTGCTGAAATAGAAAAAATGCGTGATGAATATCGTGAGTATATCGAAAGATGGGTGCATGAGATAAAGCTACCTATATCTGTTATTAAGTTAATATCTGATAAAACGGATACCCCTGATAGTCGTAGTATTAAAGAAGAAAATGAGATAATCGAAAAATATGTAGAGCAAGCACTGTTTTATGCTAGAAGCTACAACATTGAAAAAGATTATTTTGTCAATGAAATTGTTTTACTTCCAGTTGTAAAGAAAGCGATTAATAAGCATAGAAGCCAGGTTATTGCTAAAAATGTACATTTAAGTATTTGTCAAAACAGTGAATTAGTACTAACTGATTCAAAGTGGATTGAATTTGTTATCAGCCAAATTCTTGACAATGCGGTTAAATACAGTGATGAAACCGAACCAGAAGTTTTTATCGTAATAGAAAAAAGGGATCATTCGATTATTCTATCGATCACAAATAATGGAAAAGGTATACCTTCACAAGATATTAAAAGAGTATTTGAGAAAGGTTTTACAGGACAAAATGGTAGAGCCATCGGTTATAGTACTGGTATGGGACTTTATCTTGTTAAAAAAATCTGTGATGGATTAGGACACAAGGTTGTTGTTACTTCTGAAAGACAGAAAACTACTGTATCAATTATATTTTCTGTACTTCAGTTAACGTAG
- a CDS encoding ABC transporter substrate-binding protein has translation MKNKYFDIKDKIYDITEKYDEALELLISVGFDKIKDENMRRAIGKSITLEDALKLKKINVDTFVAQLVERIENNEVRLNKSSNKKDSVKIAGILPCPVRVPLTEAFEDWLTDKNYDFHIDYELKAASMGIDWLEDTLKSQSKDDLPDIFISAGFDLFFDKKLFGKYKSEDMFEDLTGFNQYNEDFHNDYIKLEDPNKQYSIIGVVPAVFLVNQEELKGRKIPSSWEDILKEEFENSVSLPIGDFDLFNAILLNIYKTYGEDGVKRLGKSLQRSMHPSEMVKSHIKKTDKPVVTIMPYFFTKMVKKGGPMIAVWPKDGAIISPIFMLTKKDKKDKLKPIVEFFASKEIGEILSHNGKFPSVNPKVNNMITKENKYMWIGWDYIKEHDTSSLIKECEAIFNRAVKGDV, from the coding sequence ATGAAAAATAAATATTTTGATATAAAAGATAAAATATATGATATTACAGAAAAATATGATGAAGCTTTAGAACTGTTAATATCAGTTGGGTTTGATAAGATAAAAGATGAAAATATGAGAAGAGCTATTGGTAAATCAATAACATTAGAAGATGCTTTAAAGTTAAAAAAAATAAATGTTGATACATTTGTAGCTCAACTTGTTGAACGGATAGAAAATAATGAAGTTAGGTTAAATAAATCATCTAATAAAAAAGACTCTGTGAAAATAGCGGGAATATTGCCGTGTCCAGTTAGAGTACCTTTAACAGAAGCTTTTGAAGATTGGCTTACTGATAAAAATTATGATTTTCATATTGATTATGAATTAAAAGCTGCTTCGATGGGGATTGACTGGTTAGAAGATACTCTAAAAAGTCAATCAAAAGATGATTTACCAGATATCTTTATATCAGCAGGTTTTGATTTATTCTTTGATAAAAAACTGTTTGGTAAATATAAATCAGAAGATATGTTTGAAGATTTAACTGGTTTTAATCAGTATAATGAAGATTTTCATAATGATTATATTAAATTAGAGGACCCAAATAAACAATATTCTATTATTGGTGTTGTCCCAGCTGTTTTCTTAGTGAATCAAGAAGAATTAAAGGGGAGAAAAATACCATCTAGTTGGGAAGATATTTTGAAAGAAGAATTTGAAAATAGTGTTAGTTTACCTATTGGAGATTTTGATTTGTTTAATGCAATATTGTTGAATATTTACAAAACCTATGGAGAAGATGGGGTAAAAAGATTAGGAAAAAGTTTACAAAGGAGTATGCATCCATCTGAAATGGTGAAATCACATATCAAAAAAACTGATAAACCAGTCGTTACAATAATGCCTTATTTCTTTACCAAAATGGTTAAAAAAGGTGGTCCAATGATTGCTGTTTGGCCAAAGGATGGGGCTATTATAAGTCCGATATTTATGTTAACTAAAAAAGATAAAAAAGATAAATTGAAACCAATTGTTGAGTTTTTTGCTTCAAAAGAAATAGGAGAAATATTATCTCATAATGGTAAATTTCCAAGTGTAAATCCTAAAGTCAATAATATGATCACGAAAGAAAATAAATATATGTGGATTGGTTGGGATTATATAAAAGAACATGATACTTCAAGTTTAATCAAAGAATGTGAAGCTATATTTAATCGTGCTGTAAAAGGAGATGTTTAG
- a CDS encoding ABC transporter ATP-binding protein, protein MNQIIKAENIKKYYGKGTSITKAVNGIDLRVYEGEFIAIMGASGSGKTTLLNMFSTLDKPTSGKLLINDIDVSKINKNKASDFRREELGFIFQDFNLLDTLTIYDNIAFSLAINHANEKIIKSQVNSIAQKLDIMDILNKFPYEISGGQKQRATAARAIINKPSLVLADEPTGALDSKTSKTLLETISYINSELNTTVLMVTHDSVAASYANSVIFIRDGRVFTRAEKGNRSRREFFEQILDTISVLEGGNNDDI, encoded by the coding sequence ATGAATCAAATAATAAAAGCAGAAAACATAAAAAAATATTATGGTAAAGGAACCTCTATCACTAAAGCTGTAAATGGCATTGATCTTAGGGTTTATGAGGGGGAGTTTATCGCTATTATGGGTGCTTCTGGAAGTGGTAAAACAACTCTTTTAAATATGTTCTCCACGCTTGATAAGCCTACAAGTGGAAAACTTTTGATAAATGATATTGATGTGTCAAAGATAAATAAAAATAAGGCTTCTGATTTTAGACGTGAGGAATTGGGGTTTATATTTCAGGACTTTAATCTTCTTGATACTTTAACAATCTATGATAATATTGCATTTTCGCTTGCAATCAATCATGCCAATGAGAAAATAATAAAAAGTCAGGTGAATTCTATCGCACAAAAGCTTGACATAATGGATATATTAAACAAATTCCCTTATGAGATTTCAGGTGGTCAAAAGCAAAGAGCAACAGCAGCTAGAGCAATCATAAACAAACCTTCTCTTGTTTTGGCAGATGAACCTACAGGAGCACTTGATTCCAAAACCTCTAAAACTTTGCTTGAAACAATATCATATATCAATTCCGAACTTAACACTACAGTTTTAATGGTAACACATGACTCAGTTGCTGCAAGTTATGCCAATAGTGTTATTTTTATTCGGGATGGAAGGGTATTTACTCGTGCAGAAAAAGGGAATAGGTCAAGAAGAGAATTTTTTGAACAAATTCTTGATACAATATCCGTACTAGAGGGCGGTAATAATGATGATATTTAA
- a CDS encoding Crp/Fnr family transcriptional regulator, which yields MYEKWINQLMKIELFKGIEKDELRRILNCLTPSIKIYNKKDVITIEKEELNGIGIVLEGEVIVGKDSLAGDRVIMSRLKSGDLFGEVAAFTSDVWLATVVANTDCTILFLPPQKIVGICTKVCHGHRIMIENMLQIVAKKALILNKKVEILSLKSIRKKISTYLLRQYRMNNKVHFDIPLKRNELAEYLLVSRPSLSRELIKMQEEGIIDFYRNYFKILDLKRLKACL from the coding sequence ATGTATGAAAAATGGATCAATCAATTGATGAAGATTGAGTTATTTAAAGGTATAGAGAAGGATGAACTAAGACGTATATTAAATTGTTTAACACCAAGTATAAAAATCTACAATAAAAAGGATGTAATAACGATTGAAAAAGAGGAATTAAATGGAATAGGTATCGTTTTAGAAGGAGAGGTTATTGTTGGGAAAGACTCATTAGCTGGTGATAGAGTGATAATGAGTAGGTTAAAGAGTGGAGATTTATTTGGAGAAGTAGCTGCTTTTACAAGTGATGTATGGTTAGCAACAGTAGTTGCTAATACAGATTGTACTATTTTGTTTTTGCCACCTCAGAAAATTGTTGGAATATGTACTAAGGTTTGTCATGGGCATAGAATAATGATTGAAAATATGCTTCAAATTGTGGCAAAAAAAGCCTTGATTTTAAATAAAAAAGTAGAGATTCTTTCATTAAAAAGTATTAGAAAAAAGATTAGTACATATTTACTTCGACAATATCGAATGAATAATAAAGTTCATTTTGATATCCCTTTAAAAAGAAATGAATTAGCTGAGTATTTATTGGTGTCTAGACCTTCTCTTTCTAGAGAATTAATCAAGATGCAGGAAGAAGGAATTATAGATTTTTATAGAAATTATTTTAAAATATTAGATTTAAAAAGATTAAAAGCATGTTTATGA
- a CDS encoding response regulator transcription factor: protein MYKILVIEDNLKLCNELCYLLKKYGYEVYRIDDFDYVFEEYKLKRPDIILLDINLPSFDGYHFCRKIREISNVPIIFLTSRNNTADEVMAMTMGGDDYITKPYDNQVLLSRISAVLKRSYGITQMSETISTDGIKLYTASNILEYKDKKVELTKNEQRLLAVLLKSKGSIVSRGRLIETLWDNDDFVDENTLSVNITRLRSKLTDIGLNDIISTIRGQGYIIK from the coding sequence ATGTATAAAATTCTTGTTATTGAAGATAATCTCAAGCTATGTAACGAATTATGCTACTTGCTTAAAAAGTATGGTTATGAAGTTTATAGAATAGATGATTTTGATTATGTTTTTGAAGAATACAAATTAAAACGTCCAGATATTATATTACTGGATATTAACCTCCCTTCTTTTGACGGATACCATTTTTGTAGAAAAATCAGAGAAATCTCAAATGTGCCTATTATATTCCTGACAAGTCGAAACAATACTGCTGATGAGGTGATGGCGATGACTATGGGTGGCGATGATTACATCACCAAACCCTATGACAATCAAGTATTGCTTTCAAGAATTTCTGCAGTACTTAAGCGTAGTTATGGAATAACCCAAATGAGTGAAACGATTTCCACTGATGGTATAAAACTTTATACAGCTTCAAACATTCTTGAATATAAAGATAAAAAAGTTGAACTTACAAAAAATGAACAACGACTTTTAGCTGTTCTCTTAAAAAGTAAGGGGAGTATTGTAAGCCGTGGTAGACTGATAGAAACACTATGGGATAATGATGATTTTGTAGATGAAAATACCTTGTCAGTTAATATTACAAGACTTCGTTCAAAGCTTACTGATATTGGTCTAAATGACATCATATCTACTATACGTGGACAAGGATATATAATAAAATGA
- the istB gene encoding IS21-like element helper ATPase IstB, with the protein MTTAHEQLIANLEYLKLKEMKNHLDDTINFINKNNLSFVDGLIKLTTYEIDYKEASMIKAMVKVGAFPHYKELKDFDFSFQENINKEQILDFESHRFIHQCENIVFMGTSGVGKTHLSTSIGISAAKKRISTYFIKCHDLIAQLKKAKLENRLNDRLKHFTKYKLLIIDELGYLPIDKEDSKLFFQLIDRRYEKRSTIITTNINFSNWDDIFKDPVIANAILDRVLHHAHVVNITGKSYRLKNYFIEEN; encoded by the coding sequence ATGACAACAGCACACGAGCAATTAATCGCAAATTTAGAATATTTAAAATTAAAAGAAATGAAAAATCATTTAGACGATACTATTAACTTTATTAATAAAAATAATCTATCTTTCGTTGATGGGCTTATTAAATTAACAACATATGAAATTGATTATAAAGAGGCTAGTATGATCAAAGCTATGGTTAAAGTAGGGGCATTCCCCCATTACAAAGAATTGAAGGATTTTGACTTCTCTTTCCAAGAAAATATAAACAAAGAACAAATATTAGATTTTGAGAGTCATCGATTCATCCATCAATGCGAGAACATCGTTTTTATGGGAACGAGTGGTGTTGGTAAAACCCACTTATCTACATCAATAGGTATATCCGCTGCGAAGAAGCGTATATCAACTTACTTTATAAAATGTCATGATTTGATAGCCCAGTTAAAGAAAGCTAAGTTAGAAAATCGCTTAAACGATAGACTCAAGCATTTTACCAAGTACAAATTATTGATTATTGATGAACTAGGCTATTTACCTATCGACAAAGAAGATTCTAAATTGTTCTTTCAGCTAATAGATAGACGATATGAAAAACGAAGTACGATAATTACAACCAACATTAACTTTTCTAATTGGGATGATATTTTTAAAGACCCTGTAATAGCTAACGCTATCCTTGATCGAGTTCTTCATCATGCTCATGTAGTTAACATTACAGGTAAATCTTATCGACTTAAAAATTACTTTATCGAAGAAAATTAA
- a CDS encoding ABC transporter permease, with protein MMIFKLSYQNVKKNFHDYTIYFITLTLTVSFSYIFNLLKFQPFMKEFSENSVEDLTRILTQLSLSITLIVTGLALYSNNFILKKRSREIGIYLMLGLKYSQVHLMMILETLIISVISFVSGCVLGIFGTRIFDLLIIKLLGLKIQHSTILFERTAFINTLFTFFIIFVLISIFNYFIISRANLINIVKSKRAILKKRKRKGIINYSVICFVLSIVAIIYFYILMLKPNIDFTDTSTEIAFGIGLLGHIGIFLFGSSVMSFLISHNRKKMYSGINLFSNKQLTSKVGQNGILLSIISFVMSLTLVMLNLGFSAHIWIDENLKYTAPYSISVSGIQPDVSIDKVTNYIKEQGYTIEKEYSFPLYRTDYTLSYFLDPHKTYKLGDEYAFFEDISTRLIMLSDYNKVREISGYKSVLINQGEYLLHADKAVMQSIGNCREVKISSKKLFNPNQLIYLEPLNDSRGVIGGGVTIVVSDEDFINSKIGNYDISLIINTKELRTDMLKSDFESNSDKGLYNYIASYSGGHQVILRSDQRDYNLKQASSYVFTGLFIGSILLIVGASILSLQQMTETMDNKRCYEIMNKLGVKKADVHSSIFKQIFMYFSLPLIVAISHSIVGTIAMSSYSLMTVDAHSFIYSTVISSIIFMIIYIVFILFTHERCKKIISD; from the coding sequence ATGATGATATTTAAACTATCGTACCAAAATGTTAAAAAGAATTTCCATGATTATACTATTTATTTCATTACCTTAACCCTTACTGTCTCTTTTAGCTATATATTCAATTTACTTAAGTTTCAACCCTTTATGAAGGAGTTTTCTGAAAATTCAGTAGAGGATTTGACAAGAATATTAACGCAACTTTCACTTTCGATTACGCTAATTGTTACAGGACTTGCTCTTTATTCAAACAATTTTATCTTAAAAAAACGCAGTCGTGAGATTGGTATTTATTTAATGCTTGGATTAAAATATTCTCAGGTTCACCTTATGATGATCTTAGAAACTCTTATAATAAGTGTTATTTCCTTTGTTTCTGGTTGTGTTTTAGGGATATTTGGAACACGAATCTTTGATTTACTAATTATAAAATTGCTTGGTCTTAAAATACAACATAGTACTATTCTTTTTGAAAGAACTGCATTTATTAATACACTGTTTACATTTTTTATTATCTTTGTACTCATTTCGATATTTAACTATTTTATTATATCTCGTGCAAATTTGATAAATATTGTTAAATCAAAAAGAGCAATATTGAAAAAGAGAAAAAGAAAGGGAATTATCAACTATTCTGTTATTTGTTTTGTTTTAAGCATAGTGGCAATCATATATTTTTACATCTTAATGTTAAAACCAAACATTGATTTCACCGATACCTCAACAGAAATTGCGTTTGGAATTGGACTATTAGGTCACATTGGAATCTTTTTATTTGGCTCATCAGTAATGTCATTCTTAATTAGTCATAATAGAAAGAAAATGTATAGTGGAATAAATCTCTTTTCAAATAAACAACTTACAAGTAAAGTAGGACAAAATGGAATTTTACTAAGTATCATCTCATTTGTAATGAGCCTAACACTTGTTATGCTTAATCTAGGTTTTTCAGCACATATTTGGATTGATGAAAATTTAAAATATACTGCACCATATTCCATATCAGTTAGCGGAATACAACCCGATGTTTCAATAGACAAAGTGACAAATTATATTAAAGAACAAGGTTATACTATCGAAAAAGAATATAGTTTCCCTTTATATCGAACAGACTATACCCTAAGTTACTTCTTAGATCCTCATAAAACCTACAAACTGGGTGATGAATATGCGTTTTTTGAGGATATATCAACACGTTTAATTATGCTATCTGATTATAATAAGGTACGAGAAATCTCAGGTTATAAAAGTGTATTGATTAATCAAGGAGAATATTTGCTTCATGCAGACAAGGCTGTTATGCAATCTATTGGTAATTGTAGAGAGGTTAAGATAAGCAGTAAAAAACTTTTCAATCCGAATCAGCTTATCTATTTGGAGCCCCTTAACGATTCTAGAGGTGTTATAGGTGGTGGGGTAACAATAGTAGTATCAGACGAAGATTTTATCAATTCAAAGATTGGTAACTATGATATTTCTTTGATTATTAACACCAAGGAATTAAGAACCGATATGTTGAAAAGTGACTTTGAAAGCAACAGTGATAAAGGTCTATATAATTATATAGCAAGCTATAGTGGTGGTCATCAGGTTATTTTGAGAAGTGATCAAAGGGATTACAACCTAAAGCAAGCCTCTTCTTATGTTTTCACAGGTTTGTTCATTGGAAGTATTCTATTAATTGTTGGAGCCTCTATATTGTCCTTACAGCAAATGACAGAAACAATGGATAATAAAAGGTGTTATGAAATTATGAATAAGCTTGGTGTGAAGAAAGCTGATGTTCACAGTTCTATTTTCAAACAGATATTTATGTATTTTTCACTTCCGTTAATCGTCGCAATTTCTCATAGTATAGTTGGAACAATCGCTATGTCTTCCTACAGTTTGATGACAGTAGATGCTCATTCTTTTATTTATTCAACCGTCATTTCTTCTATAATTTTTATGATTATATATATTGTTTTTATTCTTTTTACTCATGAACGGTGTAAGAAAATTATTTCAGATTGA